GCACGACACCGCCCGCGCGCGCCTTCATCCTCCGCGCGCGCCCTTCCCGCCGCACGCGCTGCCGTTCGCCCAGGGCGAACGGCACGGAGCGCCACGATGACGCGCCCGACGATCTGCGTGCCGTGCCGGCTGGCCGCGATCGCAGCCGCGGTCGGCTGCGCAGCCGCCGCGTTCGCATGGACCGCCGGCTGGCTCACGCCGGAGCGGCTCACCGCGCCGCACATCATCAATACGTTCGAGCGCAACTACGGCGTGCATCCGGGCTACCGGCGCAATCATGCGAAGGGGCTGTGCGTCGAGGGCTGGTTCGACAGCAACGGCAACGGCACCGACGTGTCGCGCGCGGCGGTGTTCGCGCCGCAACAGCGCACGCCGGTGATCGGCCGCTTCGCGATCCCGGGCAGCAATCCGTCCGCGCCGGACGCGAGCGTGCCGGTGCGCAGCCTCGCGCTGCTGTTCAGGTTGAGCGACGGCGAGCAATGGCGAACCGGCATGAACTCGACGCCGGTGTTCGCGGTGCATACGCCGCAGCAGTTCTATGCGCAACTCGTCGCGTCGAAGCCCGATCCCGCGACCGGCAAACCGGACCCGCAGAAACTCGCCGCGTTCTTCCGCGCGAATCCGGACACGCAGCCGTTCCGGCAATGGGTGTCCACGCATCCGCAATCGTCGAGCTTCGCGAACACCGCGTTCTACGGGATCAACGCGTTCATCGCGACCGATGCCGCCGGCGCGACGCATGCGGTGCGCTGGCAGGTCGTGCCCGATACGCCGTTCGAAGCGGAAACCGCCGCTCAAAAAACGCAGCCGGACTTCCTTGCTAACGATCTCGACACGCGGCTCGCGGCGGGACCTTTGCGCTGGCATCTGATCCTGACCGTCGCCGCGCCCGGCGATCCGACCGACGACGCGACGCAGCAGTGGCCCGACACGCGCGAGCGGATCGACGCCGGCACGCTGGTGCTGCAACAGGCGTCGCCGCAAAGCGAAGGCCAATGCCGCGACGTGAACTACGACCCGACCGTGCTGCCGGACGGCCTGAAGCCGTCCGACGACCCGCTGCTCGCCGCGCGTTCGGCTGCGTATGCGGTGTCGTTCAACCGCCGCACGCGCGAAGAAGCGACCGGCGCGGCGCAGGCCATGCACGCCGCGCCCTCTCCTGGAGACCCGCACCGATGAACCGCGAAACGCTTCATTTCAGCCCCGCCGCGCGGCTGCTGCACTGGCTGATGGCCGTGCTGATCGTGACGATGCTGTTCGTCGGCGTCGGGATGGTCTCGACGGTGTCGCAACTGCACGACACGCTGCTGGCCTTGCATCGTCCGCTCGGCATCGCGCTGCTCGCGCTCGTCGTGATCCGCGCGGGCGTGCGCGTGACGCGCGGCACGCCGCCGTTGCCCGACGACATGCCGAAGTGGCAGCACGCAGCCGCAAAGGCATCGCACTACGCGCTGTACGCGATGATGGCCGCGATGCCGCTGATCGGCTGGGCGATGCTGTCGGCCGGCGGTTATCCGGTCGTGCTCGCGCCCGGCGTGCAACTGCCGCCGATCGCGCCGCACAACGTGACGCTCTATGCGGTGTTGCGCGCCGCGCACACGTGGGTCGCGCTCGCGTTGTACGCGGCCGTGCTGCTGCATCTGGCGGCCGCGCTGTTTCATGCGCTGGTGCGGCGCGACGGCGTATTCGCGAGCATGGCGCGCGGCGGCGGACACGACGAGGTTTAGCGTCGCGGGTCGATTTCGGTTGTCGGCGGCGTCGAAACTCCGTAGCGACTGTGTATGACGCGACGGTTCGCGGTAAGATCGCCGCACACCGCCTATCGCCCACCCGCTACGGAGCCGCCGTGCATCCCGACGAAGCCTTCCTGAATCTCGCCCGCGAGCACTCGTTTCCCGTCGACGAGGAAATCAAGGTCGGCGGCAAGTACGCGCCGATCGTGATCGACGGCGGCCACGCGTATATTTCCGGCCAGATTCCGCGCATCGGCGACCGGGTCCATTACGTCGGCGTCGTCGGCGCGGATCTTTCGCTCGACGACGCGCGGCGCGCGGCGACCGTCTCGACGCTGCGGGCGCTCGCGCTCGTGCGCGGGACGCTCGGCACGCTGGCCGGCGTCGTATCGGCGCCGCGAATAACCGTGTTCGTGCGCAGCGCGCCGGATTTCACGCAGCAGAGCGAAGTAGCGGACGGCGCGTCCGAAGCGTTGTATGCGGTGCTCGGCCCGATCGGCATCCATACGCGCACGTCGGTCGGCGTGCTGCAATTGCCGAAGGGCGCGGCGGTCGAGATCGACTTCGTGTTCGGCATCGGCTCCAATCACTGACCCGCAAACCGCCGCCGCTCGCCGCCGCTCGCATCAACGAACCTGTCGTCATGAAGCAGAAGAACAAACCGATCTACGATCTCGACGGGAAAGTCGTATTCATCACCGGGGCTGCCGGCGGCATCGGCGCGGCCGTCGCGCGGGCGCTGCACGCAGCGGGCGCGCGGCTCGTGCTGACCGACACGAACCCGGCGCAGATGGAACAGCTCGCGGCCGGATTCGACGCGGACCGCACGCTCGCGCTGACGCTCGACGTCACCGATGCGGCCGCGACGCGCGCCGTCGTCGCACGGGCCGTCGAACGCTTCGGCCGCATCGACATCGCGTTCGCGAACGCGGGTATTTCATGGAGCAACGGACCGCAGACGCTGCTAAGCTGCGACGAGCCCGAGTTCGAGCGCATCGTCGAGGTGAACCTGCTCGGCGTGTGGCGCACGATCAAGGCCGCGTTGCCCGAGGTGCTGCGCAATCAAGGGCAGATCGTCGTCACGTCGTCGATCTATGCGTTCATGAACGGCATGTGCAACGCCCCGTATGCGACGTCCAAGGCCGGCATCGAAATGCTCGCGCGGTCGCTGCGCGCGGAACTCGGCAGCACGGGCGCGTCGGCAAGCGTGCTGTATCCGGGATGGGTCGAAACCGCGATCGCCAAAATGGCGTTCGGCGGCAACAAGGTCGCGACGAAGATGGTGCGGGTCGCGTACCCGGTTTCGCTGCGTCAGCCGATCCCGCCGGAGACGGTCGCCGCGGCGATGATCGACGGTCTGCGCACGCGCCGCGCCCGCATCATCGTGCCGGGCCGGTGGACGCCGGTGTCGTGGCTGCGCGGAATCGTCAGCATCGTGACCGACAGGCGTATCGAAACACAGCCGAAACTGCAGGCGCTGATGCGCGACATCGAACGCGCGCCGAAATAACCGGCGATATCGGCGCGCGACGCCGCTCACGCGCGGACCCGCTGCGCCGCCGCCGAACGCGCGCGAACCCGGTGGTTCACCACCGCGCACACGACCAGCAGCGCGCCGGTCACGAAAAACACCTGATGCAGCCCGACGTGCGCGCCGATCTGCGCGCCGATCAACGGCCCGACCACCTGCCCGGAAAACTGCGCGGACTGCAGATAACCGAGCGTCTTGCCCGAGCGGTTTTCGTCGACCGACTGCCGGACCAGCTTCGCGATCGAAGGCAGCAGGCCCGCGATCGTCATCCCCATCAGGCCGCGCAGCGCCGCGAGTTGCCACCATGACGTGACGAACGCCTGCGGCACCATCACGAGCGCGGTCGCGACGAGACAGCCGACGATCACGTTCCAGCTTCCGATGCGATCCGCCAATGCGCCGAGCCGCGGCGCGGTCAGCATGCTGCCGAACGCGGAACACGCCATCACGAAACCAGCGACGCGCGCGAGATGGGCGCGCGGCACGCCGAGCTGCCCGATGTACACGGTGATGATCGGCTCGATCGACATGTTCGCGAGCAGCACCATCATCGCGGTCGCGAGCAGCGCCACGATCACCGCGCGCCCCGCGCCGGGCTCCCGCGCGCCGGCCGACGCCGCGCGCGCCTGGGTGTCGCGAAGCCGGTCGAAGTCCTCGCGCACCAGCAGGATCGTCGCCGCGGCGGCCACCGCGATCATCGCGCCGCCGACGAAAAAGGTGCCGCGCAGGCCGACCCAGCCCGGCAGGAACCCGCCGACCAGCGGGCCAACGAGATTGCCGGCCAGCGCGCCCGTCGACAGCACGCCGAGCGCCCAGCCGGCGCGCTCGCGCGGCGCCTGGGTGCCGATCATCACGATCGACGCCGACGCATACCCGCCGATCAGCCCGGCGACGAGCCGCAGCGCGACGAGGTCGGTCACGCTGCGCGCGACGCCGATCAGCGACATCACGACCGCCATGCCGAGCGCCGCGCGCACGAGCATCGGCTTGCGGCCGTAGCGGTCCGCGAGACGTCCCCATAGCGGCGCGGTGATCGCGGTGCCGAAGAACGTCGCGCCGAACGCGACGCCCGACCACTGCACGACGGCGGCCGGCGACGTCACGCCCAGCTGCTCGACGTACAGCGGCAGGAACGGCAGCAGCATGCTGAGGCTCACGAGCGTCGTGAACGAACCGAACACGCAGACCGCGAGATTGCGCCGCCAGTGCGGCCGGTTGCGCTCCGCATAACCCGGAGACGGCGACGTGCCGGACAACGGCGACGCGGGCGAGGAAGCAGGCAAAACCATCGAATCCCTCATCCGTTGATGGCGGCGTCCGCGCCGCCGGAACTCCGCCGGCCGCATTCAGGCGACCGGCTTCGCGAGCGGCGCGCCGAAGATCGCGCGCTGATAGTCGGCGAGCAGCGCGGGTTCCTCGATCGAGCCGTGGTGATGAAGCTGCCGCCACGCGCCGTCGATCTTCACGAACCAGCGCGTGGTGCGGATCCGCAATTCGATCGTCGTGCCGCCGATCACGCACGCGCCCTTCTCGCGCCCGACGAACAGATGCCAGTCGCCGCCGCCCTGGCTCGTGAAGTCGTGGAACGCGACCTGCACGCGCGCCGGCCCTTCGAACAGCTTCCGGTAGCCGTCGCGGATCGACGGCCAGCCTCGCCGTATGCCGCCGATCGGGTTGTCCATGCTCGGCTGCTCGCCGTCGGCCCAGTTCGCGGCAAGCGCCGCGAGGTCGCGGCCGTTGAACGCGCGGTAGAAGTCGATCAGCGCATCGAGCGCGCCGCCGTCGCCGGCGCGCGGTTCGGCGCCGGAAATTTCGAGTCCCTGCATCACCATTTGAAACGCTCCTTGTGGGGTTGGTTAACCGAGGTCCGCGCGAGTCGGCGCGAGACGTTCCTTTGCACCGTCGTTGCGGTTGCCGAACGCGGCGGCGAGATCGATGACCAGCGCGAGCACCATCGCGACGACGCCGATCGCGAACAGCAGCCGGTAGTCGCCCCCGTCGTGCGAGAACACGAACGACAGCCCATACGCGGCGACGGCCTGGAACAGCGCGAAACCGACCGTCGCCGTCCGCCATGCGGAGTTCTGCTGCGCCGGATGATGTTCGAGCAGTTCATGCACGCGGCCGAGCACGAGCGGCACCGTGCCGGTGACGAACGCGCCGACCACGACGCTCGACACGATCAGCCACGACGAGCCGAGCCCGAGCGCCGGCATCGCGACGCCGGCGATCTCCAGCACGAACGCGATCCGCAGCGCGCGGCCGAAGCCGGTGCGGTCGGCCAGCGCGCCGGCGAACAGCGGGCCGACCGTCGCGCCGATGCCGAACAGCACCCAGTATTCGGCGCCGACCTGCAGGCCGCGATGCAGCCCGCGCGCGACGAAGTCGACGAGAAAGATCATGTGCGGCACCCAGCCGGCCGCGTTCAGCGCGTACTCGGCGTACAGCGCGCGCAGCGCGCCGGAACGCGGCGGACGACGATGATGCGCGGGCGCCGACGTATCGGGCCTGGCGGCGGTATCGGCCGGCCAGCCCTGCCATGCGATCGCGGTCAGCGCGAGCGAGATCGCGCCGAGGCCGAGCCACGTATCGCGCAGGCCGTGTTGCAGCAGCAGCGGCACGAGCGTCCCCGACGCGGCGACGCCGATGCCGACGCCCATGAAGATCACGCCGCCGGCGAGGCCGCGGCGCGACGCCGGCACATGCGGCAGCACCGCGGGCGCGGCGAGCACCATCAACGCGCCGCCGGCGAGGCCGGCGAGGAAGCGCCACGCGAAGAACCACGCGAACGACACCGGATACGCGCACGCGATGAACGCGACGGTCGCGACCAGCATCATCGCGCGCAGCGTGACGGGGACCGTGGCCCGCGCGGCGAGCGGACGGCCGGCCAGCGCGCCGACCAGATAACCGGCGAGGTTCGCCGCGCCGAGATACGCGGCCATCGACGCGTCGAACCAGTGCGCCCCGACGATCGCCGGCAGCAGCGGCGTATACGCGAAACGCGCGAGCCCGATGCCGACGAGGCTCGCGCAGAAAGCGGCGACCGTCGCCCACTTCGCACTGACTGCCTTCGTTGCCTGCGCGCTGTCCGGCCGCCGGCCGTCGCGCTCCATCACCCTGTCCATCCGACGCTCCGTTCACTCGATTCGATAGCCGGAGCGTACGCGCGATCACTAATCTTAAGAACTGAATTGATCTGATAACAGGTATCTGCTTTGTCGATACGTGCTATGCTGAATTTGCGCGCGTCGGCCGGCGCCAGGGCCGGTAGAATCGGCGCACGTACACCGCAATTGCTGGTTATTTCTGGATTATTCGCCCGCTTATGGACGTCGCCGATCTCAAGACCTTCGAAGCCGTCGCCCGGCACGGCAGCATGAACAAGGCCGCGTCGGAACTGCATACGGTGCAGTCGAACGTGACGGCGCGCATCCGCGCGCTCGAAGAAGAACTCGGGCTGCCGCTGTTCCAGCGCCACGCGCGCGGCGTCACGCCGACGCCAGCCGGCCAGCGGATGCTGCCGTTCGTCGGCCGCATCACGCGGCTGATCGACGAGGTGCAGGCGGCCGCGCGCGACGACGGCGCGCCGGCCGGCTCGCTGGTGATCGGCGGGCTCGAAACGACGACCGCGCTGCGGCTGTCGCCGCTGTTGACCGAATTCGCGCGCACATGGCCCGACGTGCGCCTCGTCGTCAGTTCGGGGACCACCGCGCGGCTGTTGCAGGACGTGGTCGAATGCCGGCTCGAAGGCGCGTTCGTCGCGGGGCCGATCGATCATCCGGAGCTGCATCAGGAAGCGGTGTTCGTCGAGGAACTGATGCTCGTGACCAGCCCCGCCGTGCAATCGCTGAAGGACCTGACGAAGATTCCCGACCTGAAGACGATCGTGTTCCAGTTCGGCTGCTCGTACCGGCAGCGGCTGGAAACGTTTCTCGCGGGGAAAGGCATCGTCGTCGCGAAGCCACTGGAGTTCGGTTCGCTCGATGCGATCCTGAGCTGCGTGTCGGCGGGCGTCGGCGTCACGCTGCTGCCGAAGGGCATCGTCGCGGCCGTCGCCGACGCGGGCAAGGTCGCGATCCATCGGCTGCCGAAGGATCTCGCGCGCGTCGAGACGCTGTTCATCCGCCGTCACGACGGATATGTGTCGAGCGCACTGGCCGCGTTTCTGGAGATGGCGCGGAAGGTTTATCGGGCACAGACGCCGAAGCAGAAATCCGGCGACGCGGAAGCGTCCTGATTCGGTGTTTCGCGGCACGACGCTGAATCGTTTCAGCGCAAGGCACGCGGCGCGGGTCGCGTGCGTCGTCGCGCTCCGCTTCTCATCCCTGTGTTGAAAATAACGGCTCGAAGCCGTCCTTCAGCGTCCTCATAACCCCGCTTCCCCTTCCTGCGTCCGCTCGCGCGCGTCCGCCAGCGCGGTGGACTACCTCGTCCCGCGTGAGCGCATAACCGCGCCTCGATCATCCCGCCTCACTCCAGCCATCGCATGAATCGGCGTCTTGCGCGTCTTGTTTGTTATGTTATAACATTCTCGCCGCATTACAACCCGACGCGCCGCCAGAGCGCATCCCGACCAGACGCACCTCTACACCGGACAACAATGACAACGACCCGCCGCTCCCTGATCGCCCGCGCGAGCCTGCTGCTGTTCGCGCAGGCGATTGCGTCGCACGCGTTCGCCGCCGACGCCGGCACGTCCGCGCCCGCCGACGCGACAGGCCCGACCCAGCCCGCCACTGCGGCCGATCAGTCACCGCAGCAGACCAGGAAGAACGACCCGACGCTCGACGTCACCGTCAACGCGCAGCGCCTGAACCGCGCGCGCAACGGCTTGTCGCCGGAAGTCGGCAGCAGCGTGTACCGGATCACCCAGGCCGACATCGACGCAATGCCGCAAGGCGCGAACACGCCGCTGAACCAGGTGCTGCTGCAGGCGCCCGGCGTCGCGAACGATTCGTTCGGCCAGGTGCACGTGCGCGGCGACCACGCGGACCTGCAATACCGGCTGAACGGCATCGTCATCCCCGAGCCGATCAGCGGCTTCGGCCAGTCGCTCGATTCGCGGATCATCGACCAGATGAGCCTCATCACCGGCGCGCTGCCCGCGCAGTACGGCTATCGCACCGCCGGCATCGTCGATATCCGCACGAAGTCCGGCGACACCGGCAACGGCGGCACGCTCGACGTGTTCGGCGGCAGCCACCAGACGCTGCGCACCAGCGCCGACGTGTTCGGTTCGAGCGGCGCGTTCAGCTATTACTTCGCGGGTTCGCTCGGCGAGAACAATCTCGGCATCGAGGCGCCGACGTCGGACGGCAGTCCGCTGCACGACCACACGCGCCAGGGCAGCGGCTTCGGCTACATGTCGTATCTGCTGAACCCGCTCACGCGCGTGAGCCTGATGTTCGGCACCGCGGCCAACCAGTTCGAATTGCCGAAC
The Paraburkholderia caballeronis genome window above contains:
- a CDS encoding catalase family peroxidase — encoded protein: MTRPTICVPCRLAAIAAAVGCAAAAFAWTAGWLTPERLTAPHIINTFERNYGVHPGYRRNHAKGLCVEGWFDSNGNGTDVSRAAVFAPQQRTPVIGRFAIPGSNPSAPDASVPVRSLALLFRLSDGEQWRTGMNSTPVFAVHTPQQFYAQLVASKPDPATGKPDPQKLAAFFRANPDTQPFRQWVSTHPQSSSFANTAFYGINAFIATDAAGATHAVRWQVVPDTPFEAETAAQKTQPDFLANDLDTRLAAGPLRWHLILTVAAPGDPTDDATQQWPDTRERIDAGTLVLQQASPQSEGQCRDVNYDPTVLPDGLKPSDDPLLAARSAAYAVSFNRRTREEATGAAQAMHAAPSPGDPHR
- a CDS encoding cytochrome b codes for the protein MNRETLHFSPAARLLHWLMAVLIVTMLFVGVGMVSTVSQLHDTLLALHRPLGIALLALVVIRAGVRVTRGTPPLPDDMPKWQHAAAKASHYALYAMMAAMPLIGWAMLSAGGYPVVLAPGVQLPPIAPHNVTLYAVLRAAHTWVALALYAAVLLHLAAALFHALVRRDGVFASMARGGGHDEV
- a CDS encoding RidA family protein, translated to MHPDEAFLNLAREHSFPVDEEIKVGGKYAPIVIDGGHAYISGQIPRIGDRVHYVGVVGADLSLDDARRAATVSTLRALALVRGTLGTLAGVVSAPRITVFVRSAPDFTQQSEVADGASEALYAVLGPIGIHTRTSVGVLQLPKGAAVEIDFVFGIGSNH
- a CDS encoding SDR family NAD(P)-dependent oxidoreductase, with the protein product MKQKNKPIYDLDGKVVFITGAAGGIGAAVARALHAAGARLVLTDTNPAQMEQLAAGFDADRTLALTLDVTDAAATRAVVARAVERFGRIDIAFANAGISWSNGPQTLLSCDEPEFERIVEVNLLGVWRTIKAALPEVLRNQGQIVVTSSIYAFMNGMCNAPYATSKAGIEMLARSLRAELGSTGASASVLYPGWVETAIAKMAFGGNKVATKMVRVAYPVSLRQPIPPETVAAAMIDGLRTRRARIIVPGRWTPVSWLRGIVSIVTDRRIETQPKLQALMRDIERAPK
- a CDS encoding MFS transporter; the protein is MVLPASSPASPLSGTSPSPGYAERNRPHWRRNLAVCVFGSFTTLVSLSMLLPFLPLYVEQLGVTSPAAVVQWSGVAFGATFFGTAITAPLWGRLADRYGRKPMLVRAALGMAVVMSLIGVARSVTDLVALRLVAGLIGGYASASIVMIGTQAPRERAGWALGVLSTGALAGNLVGPLVGGFLPGWVGLRGTFFVGGAMIAVAAAATILLVREDFDRLRDTQARAASAGAREPGAGRAVIVALLATAMMVLLANMSIEPIITVYIGQLGVPRAHLARVAGFVMACSAFGSMLTAPRLGALADRIGSWNVIVGCLVATALVMVPQAFVTSWWQLAALRGLMGMTIAGLLPSIAKLVRQSVDENRSGKTLGYLQSAQFSGQVVGPLIGAQIGAHVGLHQVFFVTGALLVVCAVVNHRVRARSAAAQRVRA
- a CDS encoding YybH family protein, yielding MVMQGLEISGAEPRAGDGGALDALIDFYRAFNGRDLAALAANWADGEQPSMDNPIGGIRRGWPSIRDGYRKLFEGPARVQVAFHDFTSQGGGDWHLFVGREKGACVIGGTTIELRIRTTRWFVKIDGAWRQLHHHGSIEEPALLADYQRAIFGAPLAKPVA
- a CDS encoding YbfB/YjiJ family MFS transporter gives rise to the protein MDRVMERDGRRPDSAQATKAVSAKWATVAAFCASLVGIGLARFAYTPLLPAIVGAHWFDASMAAYLGAANLAGYLVGALAGRPLAARATVPVTLRAMMLVATVAFIACAYPVSFAWFFAWRFLAGLAGGALMVLAAPAVLPHVPASRRGLAGGVIFMGVGIGVAASGTLVPLLLQHGLRDTWLGLGAISLALTAIAWQGWPADTAARPDTSAPAHHRRPPRSGALRALYAEYALNAAGWVPHMIFLVDFVARGLHRGLQVGAEYWVLFGIGATVGPLFAGALADRTGFGRALRIAFVLEIAGVAMPALGLGSSWLIVSSVVVGAFVTGTVPLVLGRVHELLEHHPAQQNSAWRTATVGFALFQAVAAYGLSFVFSHDGGDYRLLFAIGVVAMVLALVIDLAAAFGNRNDGAKERLAPTRADLG
- a CDS encoding LysR family transcriptional regulator, coding for MDVADLKTFEAVARHGSMNKAASELHTVQSNVTARIRALEEELGLPLFQRHARGVTPTPAGQRMLPFVGRITRLIDEVQAAARDDGAPAGSLVIGGLETTTALRLSPLLTEFARTWPDVRLVVSSGTTARLLQDVVECRLEGAFVAGPIDHPELHQEAVFVEELMLVTSPAVQSLKDLTKIPDLKTIVFQFGCSYRQRLETFLAGKGIVVAKPLEFGSLDAILSCVSAGVGVTLLPKGIVAAVADAGKVAIHRLPKDLARVETLFIRRHDGYVSSALAAFLEMARKVYRAQTPKQKSGDAEAS